Proteins encoded together in one Microbacterium oxydans window:
- a CDS encoding acyl-CoA thioesterase/bile acid-CoA:amino acid N-acyltransferase family protein — protein sequence MSTFRLSVTPPIGPLWERRSIVVRGALPGSLVTVRAVTARDGGDWAAQATFLADRDGLVDLAARAPVSGDYRVADAMGLFWSQRREPGTTGSAEPADVERPILTMLTAWSEPGTGHLDVPGAGAPSTTDTVQVTQWLRGDGVERTEIRADGLVGTLFRPAHEGPHPTVIVLNGSGGGINEARAAQYASRGIQALALGYFRAPGLPDHISRTPLEYFERALRFASSTLDPKGGLPLVSGQSRGGELSLLLAATYPELVLGVAPFVPGAFTFGAQGAADPAEGWNGPTWTRGGEPLEHLWHDNAGVTWQPWNDEPPPTRHRDVYVDGLHDRELARASRIPIERFRGAVACVSGLDDRAWPSSMASRIVLDTLERHGHTAERLHLDYEEAGHGIALPHLPSTDIERVHPVSGVHYSNGGTPRGNAVAGADSFERVCAFIHRTADAAAAADADHSHEEGR from the coding sequence GTGAGCACCTTCCGCCTCTCGGTGACCCCGCCGATCGGACCGCTGTGGGAACGGCGTTCGATCGTCGTCCGAGGCGCCCTGCCCGGGTCGCTCGTCACGGTGCGCGCCGTCACGGCGAGAGACGGTGGCGACTGGGCCGCGCAGGCGACGTTCCTCGCCGACCGCGACGGCCTCGTCGACCTCGCGGCGCGGGCCCCCGTCTCGGGCGACTATCGGGTGGCCGACGCGATGGGGCTGTTCTGGTCGCAGCGCCGCGAGCCGGGAACGACCGGCTCCGCCGAGCCCGCGGATGTCGAACGCCCGATCCTCACCATGCTCACCGCCTGGAGCGAGCCGGGCACCGGTCACCTCGACGTCCCCGGGGCGGGCGCTCCGTCGACGACGGACACCGTCCAGGTCACGCAGTGGTTGCGCGGAGACGGTGTCGAGCGGACGGAGATCCGCGCGGACGGCCTGGTCGGCACCCTGTTCCGCCCCGCGCACGAGGGACCGCACCCCACCGTGATCGTGCTCAACGGCTCCGGCGGAGGGATCAACGAGGCCCGCGCCGCGCAGTATGCGTCGCGGGGCATACAGGCTCTGGCGCTGGGGTACTTCCGGGCCCCGGGGCTGCCGGATCACATCTCCCGTACCCCGCTCGAGTACTTCGAGCGGGCACTCCGCTTCGCCTCATCGACGCTCGATCCGAAGGGCGGCCTCCCCCTGGTGAGCGGTCAGTCCCGCGGCGGCGAGCTGTCGCTGCTGCTGGCCGCGACCTACCCGGAGCTCGTCCTCGGCGTCGCGCCTTTCGTCCCGGGCGCCTTCACCTTCGGCGCCCAGGGCGCCGCCGATCCCGCCGAGGGCTGGAACGGACCGACCTGGACGCGGGGCGGCGAGCCGCTCGAACATCTCTGGCATGACAACGCCGGCGTCACGTGGCAGCCGTGGAACGACGAGCCTCCGCCCACCCGGCACCGCGACGTCTACGTCGACGGGCTGCACGACCGCGAGCTCGCGCGCGCCTCCCGCATCCCGATCGAGCGGTTCCGCGGAGCCGTGGCCTGCGTGTCCGGTCTCGACGATCGCGCCTGGCCGTCGAGCATGGCGTCGCGCATCGTGCTCGACACGCTGGAACGACACGGGCACACCGCCGAGCGCCTGCACCTCGACTACGAGGAGGCGGGCCACGGGATCGCACTCCCCCACCTGCCCAGCACCGACATCGAACGCGTGCACCCCGTCTCGGGCGTGCACTATTCGAACGGCGGCACGCCCCGGGGCAACGCCGTCGCCGGCGCGGACTCGTTCGAACGGGTCTGCGCGTTCATCCACCGCACCGCCGACGCCGCCGCGGCCGCCGACGCGGACCACTCCCACGAAGAAGGACGGTAG
- a CDS encoding ABC transporter ATP-binding protein: MSGLTVQGLWKAYPNADRKDELLVALQDIDLEIADNEFVCVLGPSGCGKSTLLRLAAGLEKPSLGTIETSSRPSVVFQEHGVFPWLTVAQNIGYPLKLRGLSRTQRTERVDQLLDLVGLSDFGGYYPAQISGGMRQRTSVARALADDGDLLLMDEPFGALDEQTRVTLQQELLEIWERTSKAVMFITHSVDEALMLADRVVVMSHRPGRIIDDIEVPFGRPRDIAGLRRDPRYGEITARLWSLLENASEQELAS; encoded by the coding sequence ATGAGCGGGCTCACCGTCCAAGGCCTCTGGAAGGCGTACCCGAACGCCGATCGCAAGGACGAGCTGCTGGTCGCGCTCCAGGACATCGATCTGGAGATCGCCGACAACGAGTTCGTGTGCGTGCTCGGGCCCTCGGGCTGCGGCAAGAGCACCCTGCTGCGCCTGGCCGCCGGCCTCGAGAAGCCGAGTCTGGGCACGATCGAGACCTCCAGCCGCCCGTCCGTCGTCTTCCAGGAGCACGGCGTCTTCCCGTGGCTGACCGTCGCGCAGAACATCGGATACCCGCTCAAGCTGCGCGGTCTCTCCCGCACCCAGCGCACCGAGCGGGTGGATCAGCTGCTCGACCTCGTCGGCCTGTCGGACTTCGGCGGGTACTACCCCGCGCAGATCTCCGGCGGTATGCGCCAGCGCACCTCCGTCGCCCGCGCGCTCGCGGACGACGGAGACCTGCTGCTGATGGACGAGCCGTTCGGCGCTCTCGATGAGCAGACGAGGGTCACGCTCCAGCAGGAGCTGCTCGAGATCTGGGAGCGCACCTCGAAAGCCGTCATGTTCATCACGCACAGCGTCGACGAGGCGCTGATGCTCGCCGACCGCGTCGTCGTGATGTCGCACCGCCCCGGACGGATCATCGACGACATCGAGGTCCCCTTCGGCCGGCCCCGCGACATCGCCGGGCTGCGGCGCGATCCGCGATACGGCGAGATCACGGCACGACTGTGGTCGCTGCTCGAGAACGCGAGCGAACAGGAGCTGGCCTCATGA
- a CDS encoding ABC transporter substrate-binding protein, which translates to MTSRRRALAGAALVLTSALLVTACSSSGSGDAATETAADAPKITFLYSPYADYAPFFLAEEKGYFEEAGLDVELVAKGGSSGETYQQVSTGNITAGGATWGAGLFNATKAGASISVIASVSRIPESGPNPSPLIASDASDVTDAADLKGKKIGIPGDGGFGIYSVDLALESVGLSVDDVELVNLSPGDIPAALANGSVDASWSIEPISSAVISQGIAHELLPIDYQAGVELGAMVFNTEYVDKHPAAVTAFTAAYLKAVKELDDGGWDDPATQKIIAEYTDLPVETLTSIALTTQDPSGAIDWKDVARQEQFFRDRDALEFDGDSGIKDIYREDILKDAIALQESGDLASSAK; encoded by the coding sequence ATGACCTCTCGTCGCCGTGCCCTCGCGGGCGCCGCTCTCGTCCTCACCAGTGCGCTGCTGGTGACCGCATGCAGCTCGTCCGGATCGGGCGATGCGGCGACGGAGACCGCCGCGGACGCTCCCAAGATCACATTCCTCTACTCCCCGTACGCCGACTACGCGCCGTTCTTCCTCGCCGAGGAGAAGGGCTACTTCGAAGAGGCCGGGCTCGACGTGGAGCTCGTCGCCAAGGGCGGCAGCTCCGGCGAGACGTACCAGCAGGTCAGCACCGGCAACATCACCGCGGGCGGGGCCACGTGGGGGGCGGGCCTGTTCAACGCCACCAAGGCCGGCGCGTCGATCTCCGTGATCGCCAGCGTCTCGCGCATCCCGGAGTCGGGCCCGAACCCGTCGCCGCTGATCGCCTCGGATGCGTCCGACGTCACCGACGCCGCCGACCTGAAGGGCAAGAAGATCGGCATCCCCGGCGACGGCGGCTTCGGCATCTACTCCGTCGACCTCGCCCTCGAGTCGGTCGGTCTGAGCGTCGACGACGTCGAGCTCGTCAACCTGAGCCCCGGCGACATCCCCGCAGCGCTCGCGAACGGCTCGGTGGACGCGAGCTGGTCGATCGAGCCCATCTCGTCGGCCGTCATCTCCCAGGGCATCGCCCACGAGCTGCTCCCGATCGACTACCAGGCCGGCGTGGAGCTCGGCGCGATGGTCTTCAACACCGAGTACGTCGACAAGCACCCGGCCGCCGTCACGGCGTTCACGGCCGCGTACCTGAAGGCCGTCAAGGAGCTCGACGACGGCGGCTGGGACGACCCCGCCACGCAGAAGATCATCGCGGAGTACACGGACCTGCCGGTCGAGACCCTGACCTCGATCGCCCTCACCACCCAGGACCCGAGCGGTGCGATCGACTGGAAGGACGTCGCCCGCCAGGAGCAGTTCTTCCGCGACCGCGACGCCCTCGAGTTCGACGGCGACTCCGGCATCAAGGACATCTACCGCGAAGACATCCTGAAGGACGCGATCGCGCTGCAGGAGAGCGGCGACCTGGCCTCCTCGGCGAAATGA
- a CDS encoding ABC transporter permease, with translation MTTIADPKIEAQLKEAVKAERGSVWVRRLGPYTPLLILLVWEIASRTGILDARFFPAPTSIIETFFELLVSGVLLENIGITLSRIAIGFVLGAIPGIVLGILLGSVRTLRLLLDPIFSALLPVPKVAIFPLLLLIFGLGETSKYVIVAIGVFFYLLFNTLGGVMQTPPLLNDVANANGATRLQRWMTVSFPYALPSIFTGIKLATGGAFVIIAASEFVGANSGLGYMIWSSWGTFAVSKMYVGIVTISVLGYGATALWALLERRVVPWVKY, from the coding sequence ATGACCACGATCGCCGACCCGAAGATCGAGGCGCAGCTCAAGGAGGCCGTGAAGGCGGAGCGCGGCTCCGTCTGGGTCCGACGCCTCGGTCCCTACACGCCCCTGCTCATCCTCCTCGTCTGGGAGATCGCGAGCCGGACCGGCATCCTCGACGCCCGGTTCTTCCCGGCACCGACCTCGATCATCGAGACGTTCTTCGAGCTCCTCGTCTCCGGAGTGCTGCTGGAGAACATCGGGATCACGCTGTCCCGCATCGCGATCGGCTTCGTGCTGGGGGCGATCCCCGGCATCGTCCTCGGCATCCTGCTCGGGTCCGTGCGCACGCTCCGGCTGCTGCTCGACCCGATCTTCTCGGCCCTGCTCCCGGTGCCGAAGGTCGCGATCTTCCCGCTGCTGCTGCTGATCTTCGGCCTGGGCGAGACGAGCAAGTACGTCATCGTCGCGATCGGCGTGTTCTTCTACCTGCTCTTCAACACGCTCGGCGGAGTCATGCAGACCCCGCCGCTGCTGAACGACGTGGCGAACGCGAACGGGGCGACGCGCCTCCAGCGCTGGATGACCGTCTCGTTCCCGTACGCGCTCCCGTCGATCTTCACCGGCATCAAGCTCGCCACCGGCGGCGCGTTCGTGATCATCGCGGCATCCGAGTTCGTCGGTGCGAACAGCGGTCTCGGGTACATGATCTGGAGTTCCTGGGGCACGTTCGCGGTGTCGAAGATGTACGTCGGCATCGTCACGATCTCGGTGCTGGGCTACGGAGCGACCGCGTTGTGGGCCCTCCTGGAGCGCCGCGTCGTGCCGTGGGTCAAGTACTGA
- a CDS encoding PQQ-dependent sugar dehydrogenase, producing the protein MARTERFRVGARLAACAATALLVACAPASPVPSASTLPADSGAIASGQETVVVEDLAAPWSIAFHDGTAVLSERDSARIVEISDTGDLHEVGVIDGVEARGEGGLLGIAVFGDWLYAYSTAADENRVQRFALSGKPGSLELGEPETILSGLASATNHNGGRIAFGPDGMLYVTVGDAGDRESAQDPRALSGKILRVTPDGTVPDDNPFAGSPVYSLGHRNPQGLAWADDGTMYASEFGQDTWDELNVIEAGGNYGWPDVEGIADRDGFIDPVQQWAPEAASPSGIAITAGAIFIANLRGERLREVPLDDLGASVEHFVGELGRLRDVVVAPDGELWVLTNNTDGRGSPRAGDDRVVHVPRG; encoded by the coding sequence ATGGCCAGGACGGAGCGGTTCCGTGTCGGTGCCCGGCTCGCGGCCTGCGCGGCGACCGCCCTGTTGGTGGCCTGCGCTCCGGCCTCACCGGTGCCGTCCGCATCCACGCTTCCGGCGGACTCCGGAGCGATCGCGTCGGGGCAGGAGACCGTCGTCGTCGAGGATCTCGCCGCGCCGTGGTCGATCGCTTTCCATGACGGGACGGCCGTGCTCAGCGAGCGCGACAGCGCGCGCATCGTCGAGATCTCCGACACGGGCGACCTGCACGAGGTCGGAGTGATCGACGGCGTCGAGGCGCGGGGAGAGGGCGGTCTGCTGGGCATCGCGGTCTTCGGCGACTGGCTGTACGCATACTCCACGGCGGCGGACGAGAACCGCGTGCAGCGATTCGCCCTGTCCGGGAAGCCCGGCTCGCTGGAGCTCGGTGAGCCGGAGACGATCCTGTCCGGCCTCGCGTCCGCGACCAACCACAACGGCGGGCGGATCGCCTTCGGTCCCGACGGGATGCTGTACGTGACGGTCGGCGATGCGGGGGATCGGGAGAGCGCTCAGGACCCGCGCGCGTTGTCGGGCAAGATCCTCCGTGTCACACCGGACGGGACGGTGCCGGATGACAATCCCTTCGCGGGCTCGCCCGTCTACAGCCTCGGTCACCGGAACCCGCAGGGCCTGGCGTGGGCGGACGACGGCACGATGTATGCGAGCGAGTTCGGACAGGACACCTGGGACGAGCTGAACGTGATCGAAGCCGGTGGGAACTACGGGTGGCCGGACGTGGAGGGCATCGCGGATCGCGACGGCTTCATCGATCCCGTGCAGCAGTGGGCGCCCGAAGCGGCGAGTCCGAGCGGCATCGCCATCACCGCGGGGGCGATCTTCATCGCGAACCTGCGGGGGGAGCGGCTGCGCGAGGTTCCCCTGGACGATCTCGGCGCCTCGGTGGAGCACTTCGTCGGGGAACTCGGGAGGCTCCGTGACGTCGTCGTCGCCCCGGACGGCGAGCTGTGGGTGCTGACGAACAACACCGATGGGCGGGGCAGCCCGAGGGCGGGCGACGATCGCGTGGTGCACGTGCCCCGGGGATGA
- a CDS encoding Ldh family oxidoreductase: MNVDAQETLADLRRVLQTAVPGGEPDDVALAAFWLLQAEQLGLPEFGIRMLARDLARLGGTPVARTPPGDDGAAIGSVDATGAPGVVALASAVRRASEAVATNGLAIIGIRGAGALGILGLAARSLAAEGAVALVAAQSPAAVAPWGAHAAAIGTNPLAVGVPRADGAPLVVDYATSALTLAAVREAAAAGGSLPDGSAIDADGAPTTDPAAVAALLPTGLVGSLTGLVVELLAGVAVGGRVTDSEAPSTRGAVVIAFDPARAGAVDAASAAAELDRDWRAAGGHLPARFDVLTADPADLPSTIDIPVDALDWLRERGEGAAGR, translated from the coding sequence ATGAACGTGGACGCACAGGAGACCCTCGCCGACCTGCGTCGGGTGCTGCAGACGGCTGTCCCCGGCGGCGAACCGGACGACGTCGCCCTCGCGGCGTTCTGGCTGCTCCAGGCCGAGCAGCTGGGCCTGCCGGAGTTCGGCATCCGGATGCTGGCGCGCGATCTCGCGCGTCTCGGCGGCACCCCCGTCGCCCGCACTCCCCCGGGCGATGACGGCGCCGCGATCGGCTCGGTCGACGCGACCGGTGCGCCGGGGGTCGTGGCCCTCGCCTCGGCCGTCCGACGCGCATCGGAGGCCGTCGCCACGAACGGTCTGGCGATCATCGGTATCCGCGGCGCCGGGGCCCTCGGCATCCTCGGTCTCGCCGCGCGCTCGCTCGCAGCGGAGGGCGCGGTCGCGCTCGTCGCGGCGCAGTCGCCGGCCGCGGTCGCCCCGTGGGGCGCACACGCGGCCGCGATCGGCACGAACCCGCTCGCTGTGGGCGTGCCCCGGGCCGACGGTGCTCCCCTGGTCGTGGACTACGCGACCTCCGCGCTCACCCTCGCCGCGGTCCGCGAGGCCGCTGCCGCCGGTGGGTCTCTCCCCGACGGCAGCGCCATCGACGCCGACGGCGCGCCCACGACCGACCCGGCAGCCGTCGCCGCCCTCCTGCCGACCGGACTCGTGGGCTCCCTCACCGGTCTGGTGGTCGAGCTCCTCGCGGGTGTCGCCGTGGGAGGCCGCGTCACCGATTCCGAGGCACCGAGCACCCGGGGTGCGGTCGTCATCGCGTTCGATCCCGCTCGCGCAGGAGCCGTCGACGCCGCGTCCGCCGCGGCCGAGCTGGATCGGGACTGGCGTGCGGCCGGAGGGCATCTCCCCGCGCGCTTCGACGTCCTGACCGCGGACCCTGCCGATCTGCCGTCCACGATCGACATCCCGGTGGACGCCCTCGACTGGCTGCGAGAGCGCGGAGAAGGGGCGGCGGGGCGGTGA
- a CDS encoding type II toxin-antitoxin system PemK/MazF family toxin, producing MSKTNGILTALAEILLKAVGSGRASRTAGPRRPDARLRTSQERSAPVPSGSVPSGRDQGRVHGTETVRIDPDRIEDLQVAYAPERDGAPDAGEIVWTWVPYEENDGRGKDRPVLVIARQSAERVYAVRMTSKAHEGDRDYLSIGSGAWDSQGRESWVDVEQLYSVHERGLRREAAVLDRRRYDRVGAALTRRYGWTAAG from the coding sequence GTGAGCAAGACCAACGGCATCCTGACAGCACTCGCGGAGATCCTGCTCAAGGCAGTGGGCTCCGGCCGGGCGTCTCGGACCGCAGGTCCGAGGCGCCCGGACGCGCGTCTGCGGACATCGCAGGAGCGATCCGCCCCTGTCCCCTCCGGCTCGGTCCCCTCCGGCCGCGATCAGGGGCGGGTGCACGGCACCGAGACCGTCCGGATCGACCCGGACCGGATCGAGGATCTGCAGGTCGCCTACGCACCCGAGCGGGACGGTGCGCCCGACGCCGGCGAGATCGTCTGGACCTGGGTGCCCTACGAGGAGAACGACGGCCGAGGCAAGGACCGCCCGGTGCTCGTGATCGCGCGGCAGTCCGCGGAGCGCGTCTACGCGGTGCGCATGACCAGCAAGGCGCACGAGGGCGACCGGGACTACCTGTCGATCGGCAGCGGCGCGTGGGACTCGCAGGGGCGCGAGTCCTGGGTCGACGTCGAGCAGCTGTACAGCGTGCACGAGCGAGGGCTGCGGCGCGAGGCCGCAGTCCTCGACCGGCGTCGTTACGACCGGGTGGGTGCGGCGCTCACGCGGCGCTACGGGTGGACCGCTGCGGGCTGA
- a CDS encoding GIY-YIG nuclease family protein yields the protein MPTIDSLPGPCALCGGARGARSDGAWFCEDCGWRYGDTPDPDLPLPRVDVVYYLRYDRRVKIGTSRRPRQRLASIMHDELLAFERGGRAVEQQRHREFAAIREGGEWFTLTDELRTHIADLRRVGDPWQLYARWLSRALRGDDEPPADAPEA from the coding sequence GTGCCGACCATCGACTCGCTCCCCGGTCCCTGCGCGCTCTGCGGTGGAGCGCGGGGCGCCCGCAGCGACGGAGCCTGGTTCTGCGAGGACTGCGGCTGGCGATACGGCGACACCCCCGATCCGGATCTGCCGCTCCCCCGCGTCGACGTCGTCTACTACCTCCGCTACGACCGCCGGGTGAAGATCGGCACGTCCAGACGGCCTCGTCAACGGCTCGCGAGCATCATGCACGACGAGCTGCTCGCGTTCGAGCGGGGAGGACGGGCGGTCGAACAGCAGCGACATCGGGAGTTCGCGGCCATCCGTGAAGGCGGCGAGTGGTTCACCCTCACCGACGAGCTCCGCACCCACATCGCCGACCTCCGACGCGTCGGCGATCCCTGGCAGCTCTACGCCCGCTGGCTGAGCCGGGCGCTCCGGGGCGACGACGAGCCTCCGGCGGACGCCCCGGAGGCATGA
- a CDS encoding DUF1611 domain-containing protein, producing MPTPSVPSSIDPAHAWAAPVDLPAGTTAIVYCEGQFGEQDGKTANGLVRHSEKYEILSVIDSTHAGADAGSLLDGTANGIPVLDGLPTAIAHAGRVPDYLICGVAPADGLLSADQRTVLLDGIARGMHIINGLHEFLTDDAEFVAAALLAEVTITDIRRPRDKKDLHLFSGRIFDVTCPRITILGTDGAIGKRTTATILVRALNERGIHAVMVGTGQTTIIQGGRYGVALDALVPQFCSGEVENQVVAAFEGEDPDVIIVEGQGALSHPAYITSAHILRGSQPAGVIVQHAPGRTVLGDFPMVAMPTVTSEITLIEAFADTRVIGVTVNHENLTTPQLAAAIDEIELDTGLPATDPLTRPLSELVDMVLRAFPTLSPQRSTRSAA from the coding sequence ATGCCCACCCCGTCAGTCCCCTCTTCCATCGACCCCGCGCACGCCTGGGCCGCCCCCGTCGATCTGCCGGCCGGCACCACGGCGATCGTCTACTGCGAGGGCCAGTTCGGCGAGCAGGACGGCAAGACCGCGAACGGGCTCGTCCGTCACTCGGAGAAGTACGAGATCCTCAGCGTCATCGACAGCACGCATGCGGGCGCCGACGCCGGATCGCTCCTGGACGGCACCGCGAACGGGATCCCCGTCCTCGACGGCCTCCCCACCGCCATCGCCCACGCGGGCCGGGTGCCCGACTACCTGATCTGCGGTGTGGCGCCGGCCGACGGCCTGCTCTCCGCCGACCAGCGCACGGTGCTGCTCGACGGCATCGCCCGCGGGATGCACATCATCAACGGCCTGCACGAGTTCCTCACCGACGATGCCGAGTTCGTGGCCGCGGCCCTCCTCGCCGAGGTGACGATCACCGACATCCGTCGCCCCCGTGACAAGAAGGACCTCCACCTGTTCTCCGGCCGCATCTTCGACGTGACGTGCCCGCGCATCACGATCCTCGGCACCGACGGCGCGATCGGCAAGCGCACGACGGCGACGATCCTCGTGCGCGCGCTCAACGAGCGGGGCATCCACGCGGTCATGGTCGGCACCGGACAGACCACCATCATCCAGGGCGGCCGCTACGGCGTCGCACTCGACGCCCTCGTGCCGCAGTTCTGCTCCGGCGAGGTCGAGAACCAGGTCGTCGCCGCCTTCGAGGGCGAGGATCCGGACGTGATCATCGTCGAGGGCCAGGGCGCGCTCAGTCACCCCGCCTACATCACCTCGGCGCACATCCTCCGCGGCAGTCAGCCCGCCGGCGTCATCGTGCAGCACGCCCCCGGACGCACCGTCCTGGGCGACTTCCCGATGGTCGCGATGCCCACGGTCACCAGCGAGATCACACTCATCGAAGCCTTCGCCGACACCCGGGTGATCGGAGTGACGGTCAACCACGAGAACCTCACGACCCCCCAGCTCGCCGCCGCGATCGACGAGATCGAGCTCGACACCGGACTCCCGGCCACCGACCCGCTGACGAGGCCGCTGTCCGAGCTGGTGGACATGGTGCTCCGGGCGTTCCCGACGCTCAGCCCGCAGCGGTCCACCCGTAGCGCCGCGTGA
- a CDS encoding DUF1684 domain-containing protein yields the protein MPANEHLEGQWREWRHARVAELTRPYGWTALVAQHWLREGESGLVLEGLPGTWGVADGKVLYTPPADGPNLVVDGEYPAAPVEIVPGRNQTYGHGKSVPVYFGVSEVETIPRTTDDGDRIFAVRVRDPRESARKDFSGLSAYDYDPAWRLPARFTPAVREDVEQITVETGVRETTARIGTLAFEHAGRTYELALIGKDAAYGVQPVAHIRDLTSGQTTYGAGRVVELQFADETGERIDHIDFNYLTALPCAFTNFVTCPLPPSQNHLDFEVLAGEKKPDVDIDRVLTFQST from the coding sequence ATGCCCGCGAACGAGCACTTGGAAGGTCAGTGGCGGGAGTGGCGTCATGCCCGCGTCGCGGAGCTCACCCGCCCCTACGGCTGGACCGCCCTCGTCGCCCAGCACTGGCTGCGTGAGGGCGAGAGCGGCCTCGTCCTGGAGGGTCTGCCCGGCACCTGGGGCGTCGCGGACGGCAAGGTCCTCTACACGCCGCCCGCCGATGGCCCGAACCTCGTCGTCGACGGCGAGTACCCCGCCGCCCCTGTCGAGATCGTGCCCGGTCGCAACCAGACCTACGGCCATGGCAAGAGCGTGCCCGTGTACTTCGGGGTGAGCGAGGTGGAGACCATCCCGCGCACGACCGACGACGGAGACCGCATCTTCGCGGTGCGTGTGCGCGACCCCCGCGAGTCCGCGCGCAAGGACTTCTCCGGCCTGTCCGCCTACGACTACGACCCGGCCTGGCGCCTCCCCGCCCGCTTCACCCCCGCGGTGCGCGAGGACGTCGAGCAGATCACGGTCGAGACGGGAGTCCGCGAGACCACGGCACGCATCGGCACCCTCGCCTTCGAGCACGCCGGGCGCACCTACGAGCTCGCGCTGATCGGCAAGGATGCGGCGTACGGCGTGCAGCCCGTCGCCCACATCCGCGACCTGACGAGCGGGCAGACGACCTACGGCGCCGGACGCGTCGTCGAGCTGCAGTTCGCCGACGAGACAGGTGAGCGGATCGACCACATCGACTTCAACTACCTGACCGCCCTCCCCTGCGCGTTCACGAACTTCGTCACCTGCCCGCTCCCTCCGAGCCAGAACCATCTGGACTTCGAGGTGCTCGCCGGGGAGAAGAAGCCCGACGTCGACATCGACCGGGTGCTCACCTTCCAGAGCACCTGA
- a CDS encoding SPW repeat domain-containing protein produces the protein MRFIPTKVHGVLDYIVGIALIAAPWLFGFASVGGAAVIIPIVLGVGLIVYSLFTKYEWGPFGFIPMPVHLVFDIVASLFLALSPWIFGFAGEALNVWLPHVVVGVAVIVVVLFSQPQPATTRGRAATA, from the coding sequence ATGCGTTTCATCCCCACCAAGGTCCACGGAGTCCTCGACTACATCGTCGGCATCGCGCTGATCGCCGCGCCCTGGCTGTTCGGATTCGCGAGCGTGGGCGGAGCGGCCGTCATCATCCCGATCGTCCTCGGCGTCGGACTGATCGTCTACAGCCTGTTCACGAAGTACGAATGGGGCCCCTTCGGCTTCATCCCGATGCCCGTGCACCTCGTGTTCGACATCGTCGCCAGCCTGTTCCTCGCGCTCTCGCCGTGGATCTTCGGCTTCGCGGGCGAGGCTCTCAACGTCTGGCTCCCGCACGTCGTCGTCGGTGTCGCCGTCATCGTCGTCGTGCTGTTCTCGCAGCCCCAGCCGGCGACCACCCGGGGTCGTGCCGCGACGGCGTGA